From Halococcus hamelinensis 100A6, one genomic window encodes:
- a CDS encoding SDR family NAD(P)-dependent oxidoreductase → MADDLTEPAEFDPDDVLTLDDPSFVPENVALVTGGGSGIGRATALALAHNGLTAVATDVDDEGLDETAEKHDELDLDGAIHTVSGDLTDDEDIEHIVEVAAEQGQIRFLANIAGLQTVAPIEEFSMDDYDLMQQAMLRAPLYLTKLCLPHMRAGDGGGAVGNMCSIHGHYVTRDKVAYNMAKFGLRGLTQSIAAEGDGDVRAFSFSTAYVKTPLVTDQIADTAESRGISEREVVEDVMLGEARVKEMMEPVEVANVFALGFSGHAKHLDGGDLLFDGGYTLTYD, encoded by the coding sequence ATGGCAGACGACCTCACCGAACCCGCCGAGTTCGACCCGGACGACGTACTGACCCTCGACGACCCCTCCTTCGTACCCGAGAACGTCGCGCTCGTCACGGGCGGCGGCTCCGGGATCGGCCGGGCGACCGCGCTCGCGCTCGCGCACAACGGGCTCACGGCCGTCGCGACCGACGTCGACGACGAGGGTCTCGACGAGACCGCCGAGAAACACGACGAGCTGGACCTCGACGGCGCGATCCACACCGTCTCCGGGGACCTCACCGACGACGAAGACATCGAACACATCGTCGAGGTCGCGGCCGAGCAGGGTCAGATCCGCTTTCTCGCGAACATCGCGGGCCTGCAGACGGTGGCCCCGATCGAGGAGTTCTCGATGGACGACTACGACCTGATGCAGCAGGCGATGCTCCGCGCGCCGCTCTACCTCACGAAGCTCTGCCTGCCCCACATGCGTGCCGGCGACGGGGGCGGGGCGGTCGGAAACATGTGCTCGATCCACGGCCACTACGTCACCCGCGACAAGGTGGCCTACAACATGGCGAAGTTCGGGCTCCGCGGGCTGACCCAGTCGATCGCCGCCGAGGGCGACGGCGACGTTCGGGCCTTCTCCTTCTCGACGGCCTACGTCAAGACCCCGCTGGTGACGGACCAGATCGCCGACACCGCGGAGTCGCGCGGGATATCGGAACGCGAGGTCGTCGAGGACGTGATGCTCGGCGAGGCCAGAGTCAAGGAGATGATGGAGCCCGTCGAGGTGGCGAACGTCTTCGCGCTCGGCTTCTCGGGCCACGCCAAACACCTCGACGGCGGCGACCTGCTCTTCGACGGCGGCTACACCCTGACCTACGACTGA
- a CDS encoding DUF7524 family protein has product MAGESSDSTTLTVYLNRTGLHSIDVPESFASADSFVIELENHGEGTHVHLRLDEALSGVASVPSSNHYVRPGATTRIPVSVTDPGPAGGTLTIATAYGSQTETVPLTIEPNAGKRRVKIDESLIERSGGGSLTGSGSVEPTRSTSSSAPRRTGSTGSSASAGSTGGFSTPALLGAAAVVVIVGIVLLFLSDVVAVYIGALAVLVGVIAAAYLVLY; this is encoded by the coding sequence ATGGCGGGCGAATCGAGCGACTCCACGACGCTCACCGTGTACCTCAACCGCACGGGGCTCCACTCGATAGACGTCCCCGAGAGCTTCGCGAGCGCCGACTCGTTCGTGATCGAACTCGAGAACCACGGCGAGGGGACCCACGTCCACCTCCGGCTCGACGAGGCGCTCTCGGGGGTCGCCTCGGTGCCGTCGAGCAACCACTACGTCCGTCCCGGCGCGACGACGCGCATCCCGGTGAGCGTCACCGACCCCGGCCCGGCCGGTGGCACGCTCACCATCGCGACCGCCTACGGGAGCCAGACCGAGACGGTCCCGCTCACCATCGAACCCAACGCGGGCAAGCGCCGCGTCAAGATCGACGAATCCCTCATCGAGCGCTCCGGGGGCGGGAGCCTCACGGGATCGGGGAGCGTCGAACCGACCCGCTCGACCTCTTCGAGCGCCCCACGACGCACGGGGTCGACGGGCTCCTCGGCGTCGGCCGGCTCGACCGGGGGCTTCAGCACGCCCGCCCTCCTCGGGGCCGCGGCTGTAGTCGTGATCGTCGGCATCGTCCTCCTCTTCCTCTCGGACGTCGTGGCGGTCTACATCGGCGCGCTCGCAGTGCTCGTCGGCGTCATCGCGGCCGCCTACCTCGTCCTCTACTGA
- a CDS encoding NAD(P)-dependent alcohol dehydrogenase, with protein MQAARLHEYTEEMENALSIDEVDEPQADTPDGVVVEVEGAGWCQTDNHVIEGQWAEYMPQDLPMTLGHENAGRVVEVGEDVTMVEEGDPVICHTVMTCGTCRPCRLGDDMHCEDLAFPGLSTDGGFADSLRTNERAVIPLPEGVSTVDIAPHADAGITAYHAVKRASRELNPGDHAVVIGVGGLGHIGLQCLDAMSPVTITAVDMKDEALSLADDLGAHHTIDPGNEDVASEIEAITDGVGAHSVLDFVGADETTALGPDIVAAGGAHTVIGYGGHVHEPSQALVNGDFSYRGSLVGNYTELQELVALVERGDVDLRTTRYGLDEINDVAAKLEHGEIEGRAVITP; from the coding sequence ATGCAAGCAGCCAGACTCCACGAGTACACCGAGGAGATGGAGAACGCGCTCTCGATCGACGAGGTCGACGAACCGCAGGCCGATACCCCCGACGGCGTGGTGGTGGAGGTGGAAGGCGCGGGATGGTGTCAGACCGACAACCACGTGATCGAGGGGCAGTGGGCGGAGTACATGCCCCAGGACCTCCCGATGACCCTCGGCCACGAGAACGCGGGCCGGGTGGTCGAGGTCGGCGAGGACGTCACGATGGTCGAGGAGGGCGACCCGGTGATCTGTCACACCGTGATGACCTGCGGGACGTGTCGGCCCTGCCGACTCGGCGACGACATGCACTGCGAGGACCTCGCGTTCCCCGGCCTCTCGACGGACGGCGGGTTCGCCGACTCCCTCCGCACGAACGAGCGGGCGGTGATCCCGCTGCCCGAGGGCGTGAGTACCGTCGACATCGCGCCCCACGCCGATGCGGGTATCACGGCCTACCACGCGGTCAAACGCGCCTCGCGCGAACTCAACCCCGGCGACCACGCCGTCGTGATCGGGGTCGGCGGGCTCGGTCACATCGGGCTCCAGTGTCTCGACGCGATGAGCCCCGTCACCATCACCGCGGTCGACATGAAGGACGAGGCGCTCTCGCTGGCCGACGACCTCGGTGCGCACCACACCATCGACCCGGGGAACGAAGACGTCGCGAGCGAGATCGAGGCGATCACCGACGGCGTAGGGGCACACTCGGTGCTCGACTTCGTCGGGGCGGACGAGACCACGGCACTCGGTCCCGACATCGTCGCCGCGGGCGGCGCGCACACGGTCATCGGCTACGGTGGCCACGTCCACGAACCCTCCCAGGCGCTCGTCAACGGCGACTTCAGCTACCGGGGGAGTCTCGTCGGCAACTACACCGAACTCCAGGAACTCGTCGCGCTGGTCGAGCGCGGCGACGTCGACCTCCGGACCACGCGCTACGGGCTCGACGAGATCAACGACGTCGCGGCCAAGCTCGAACACGGCGAGATCGAGGGCCGAGCGGTCATCACGCCGTAG
- a CDS encoding amidohydrolase family protein, whose translation MYRHEGSDVFVIDAHVHHWDASTENIIHEGGEQFIRCFHDYHTAFTPEERQWSIDEYRKYSAERMVEDLFRDGHDDMAVFQPTYLGEFYENGFNTIEDNADLAEEYEDRFVLNGRFDPREGEAGLQELERQKDEHDITGVKLYTAEWKGDSKGWRLDSEDSFEYLEKCAELGITNIHAHKGPTIRPLNRDAFDVRDVDDAATSFPELDFIVEHVGFPRFDDFAHIATQETNVYGGLAVVAPMALARPRKFGEIMGELLYWVGEDNILFGSDYALWEPEWVVEAVMEAELTEEQRDEYGLEFDLETKRKVMGENAAELYDIDIEEQKEKLADDAISAEFDLGDQYGGATAD comes from the coding sequence ATGTACCGGCACGAGGGATCGGATGTCTTCGTCATCGACGCGCACGTCCACCACTGGGACGCGAGCACGGAGAACATCATCCACGAGGGCGGCGAACAGTTCATCCGGTGCTTCCACGACTATCACACCGCGTTCACGCCGGAGGAGCGCCAGTGGAGTATCGACGAGTACCGGAAGTACAGCGCCGAACGGATGGTCGAGGACCTCTTCCGGGACGGCCACGACGACATGGCGGTCTTCCAGCCCACCTACCTCGGCGAGTTCTACGAGAACGGGTTCAACACCATCGAGGACAACGCCGACCTGGCCGAAGAGTACGAGGACCGATTCGTGCTCAACGGCCGGTTCGACCCCCGAGAGGGCGAGGCGGGGCTTCAGGAACTCGAACGCCAAAAGGACGAACACGACATCACGGGGGTCAAACTCTACACCGCCGAGTGGAAGGGTGACTCGAAGGGCTGGCGGCTCGACTCGGAGGACTCCTTCGAATACTTGGAGAAGTGTGCCGAGCTCGGGATCACGAACATCCACGCCCACAAGGGGCCGACGATCCGGCCGCTGAATCGCGACGCCTTCGACGTGCGGGACGTCGACGACGCCGCGACCTCGTTCCCCGAACTCGACTTCATCGTCGAGCACGTCGGCTTCCCGCGGTTCGACGACTTCGCCCACATCGCGACCCAGGAGACCAACGTCTACGGGGGACTGGCGGTGGTCGCGCCGATGGCGCTGGCCCGTCCACGAAAGTTCGGCGAGATCATGGGTGAACTCCTCTACTGGGTCGGCGAGGACAACATCCTCTTCGGCAGCGACTACGCGCTCTGGGAACCCGAGTGGGTCGTCGAGGCCGTGATGGAGGCCGAACTCACCGAGGAACAACGCGACGAGTACGGCCTCGAGTTCGACCTCGAAACCAAGAGGAAGGTCATGGGCGAGAACGCCGCCGAACTCTACGACATCGACATCGAGGAACAGAAGGAGAAGCTGGCCGACGACGCCATCAGCGCCGAGTTCGACCTCGGCGACCAGTACGGGGGTGCCACCGCGGACTGA
- a CDS encoding DUF7536 family protein, with protein MADTPDRPPTTEFLAALSVARNATVGLAVGVALAVLAYVYRVFALAGPTADTRGSPVLFALLAVTLALAAAAVVAVGLTLVSAYRLAHEQ; from the coding sequence GTGGCAGACACACCCGACCGCCCCCCGACCACGGAGTTCCTCGCGGCGCTCTCGGTCGCGCGCAACGCCACGGTCGGACTCGCCGTCGGGGTCGCGCTCGCGGTGCTCGCCTACGTCTACCGGGTGTTCGCGCTCGCCGGGCCGACCGCCGACACTCGCGGCTCGCCCGTGCTGTTCGCCCTCCTGGCCGTGACCCTCGCCCTCGCCGCCGCGGCAGTCGTCGCCGTCGGGCTGACGCTGGTGTCGGCCTACCGCCTCGCTCACGAGCAGTAA
- a CDS encoding DR2241 family protein: protein MNDSQLDALREAATDGVACDGLSVTHDGSGYTFETPGVSHADLSETEFDALATENPWFVSNWEYWNGLDGATKAYLRWVERADEVGVRERYESLVAGLSREWGQLLVTAGLGEDGERVYELRHTADVDVEVDDLEHHDDPLDARELATLDDDGEYRPLKTAPTLATGWVFPALDGRDLVRTVEFFYPATVANWHREREGDLDVTHFRETAERQTGIYGVVDDLDVDGVENLAAACCVDSQCLKRREWDEDGSTELDVPRGDGVFPCREPCSLVVAAARQWAILESEEPRTYEIELTPSERGQIETLIEAVADGRVDEVREADVGDGANRYRARYLRAKRLDDDGGFEGIREKDS, encoded by the coding sequence ATGAACGACTCCCAACTCGACGCGCTTCGCGAGGCCGCCACCGACGGTGTCGCGTGCGACGGCCTCTCGGTGACCCACGACGGGTCGGGCTACACCTTCGAGACGCCGGGCGTGAGCCACGCGGACCTCTCCGAGACCGAGTTCGACGCGCTCGCGACCGAGAACCCGTGGTTCGTCTCGAACTGGGAGTACTGGAACGGGCTGGACGGCGCGACGAAGGCGTATCTCCGGTGGGTCGAACGCGCCGACGAGGTGGGGGTGCGCGAACGCTACGAGAGCCTCGTCGCCGGCCTCTCGCGCGAGTGGGGCCAGCTCCTGGTCACCGCCGGGCTCGGCGAGGACGGCGAACGCGTCTACGAGCTCCGTCACACCGCCGACGTCGACGTCGAAGTCGACGACCTCGAACACCACGACGACCCGCTCGACGCCCGCGAGCTAGCCACCCTCGACGACGACGGGGAGTACCGACCGCTCAAGACCGCACCGACGCTCGCCACCGGGTGGGTCTTCCCCGCGCTCGACGGTCGCGACCTCGTCAGAACGGTCGAGTTCTTCTACCCCGCGACGGTGGCGAACTGGCACCGCGAGCGCGAGGGCGACCTCGACGTCACCCACTTCCGCGAGACCGCCGAGCGCCAGACCGGGATCTACGGCGTCGTCGACGACCTCGACGTCGATGGGGTCGAGAACCTCGCGGCGGCCTGCTGTGTGGACTCGCAGTGTCTCAAGCGCCGCGAGTGGGACGAGGACGGAAGTACGGAGCTCGACGTGCCGCGCGGCGACGGTGTGTTCCCGTGTCGCGAGCCCTGCTCGCTGGTGGTCGCCGCGGCGCGCCAGTGGGCGATCCTCGAAAGCGAGGAGCCGCGAACCTACGAGATCGAACTCACGCCGAGCGAGCGAGGCCAGATCGAGACCCTGATCGAGGCGGTAGCCGACGGCCGGGTCGACGAGGTCCGCGAGGCCGACGTCGGCGACGGCGCGAACCGCTATCGGGCGCGGTATCTCCGGGCGAAGCGGCTCGACGACGACGGCGGGTTCGAGGGGATCCGTGAGAAGGACTCCTGA
- the citZ gene encoding citrate synthase, with translation MADDLQKGLDEVLVAESSLSHIDGDAGQLVYHGYDIKDLAREASFEEVLYLLWNDELPERDDLEAFVEDLSAEYTIEEGVVTTLEDLVAADERPMAAVRTAVSMLSASDDEDAEPGDIDAVRHQGLRIAAKFPTILAAYDRLRNGEEPVEPNEELSYAANFLYMLHGEEPDDVAAETFDMALILHADHGLNASTFTSMVVASTLADTYSSVTGGISALSGSLHGGANQDVMEVLLELDESGQDPTEWIAEQIDDGRRIPGWGHRVYNVKDPRAEILTEKSEDLGNASGEKKWYDYAAAIEKYLTEEEDFPSKGLAPNVDFYSGTVYYQLGIPLDMYTPIFAMSRTAGWVGHILEYQSDNRLIRPRARYVGPTDEEFVPIDER, from the coding sequence ATGGCAGACGACCTCCAGAAGGGGCTCGATGAGGTTCTCGTGGCCGAATCCTCGTTGAGTCACATCGACGGTGACGCCGGACAGCTGGTCTATCACGGCTACGATATCAAGGACCTCGCGCGCGAGGCGAGCTTCGAGGAGGTCCTCTACTTGCTCTGGAACGACGAGCTCCCCGAGCGCGACGACCTGGAGGCGTTCGTCGAGGACCTCTCGGCGGAGTACACGATCGAGGAGGGCGTGGTCACGACGCTCGAAGACCTCGTGGCGGCGGACGAGCGCCCGATGGCGGCGGTTCGGACCGCGGTGTCGATGCTCTCGGCCTCGGACGACGAGGACGCCGAACCCGGCGACATCGACGCCGTCCGCCACCAGGGGCTCCGCATCGCCGCGAAGTTCCCGACGATCCTCGCGGCCTACGACCGCCTCCGCAACGGCGAGGAGCCCGTGGAGCCGAACGAGGAGCTCTCGTACGCCGCGAACTTCCTCTACATGCTCCACGGCGAGGAGCCCGACGACGTCGCCGCCGAGACCTTCGACATGGCGTTGATCCTCCACGCCGACCACGGCCTCAACGCCTCGACGTTCACCTCGATGGTGGTCGCGAGCACGCTCGCCGACACCTACAGCTCCGTCACCGGCGGCATCAGCGCGCTCTCGGGCTCGCTCCACGGCGGCGCGAACCAGGACGTCATGGAGGTCCTGCTCGAACTCGACGAGAGCGGTCAGGACCCGACCGAGTGGATCGCCGAACAGATCGACGACGGCCGCCGCATCCCCGGCTGGGGCCACCGCGTCTACAACGTCAAGGACCCGCGCGCCGAGATCCTCACCGAGAAATCCGAGGACCTCGGCAACGCCTCCGGCGAGAAGAAGTGGTACGACTACGCCGCCGCCATCGAGAAGTACCTCACCGAGGAGGAGGACTTCCCGAGCAAGGGCCTCGCGCCAAACGTCGACTTTTATTCAGGAACTGTCTACTACCAGCTCGGCATCCCGCTCGACATGTACACCCCGATCTTCGCGATGAGCCGGACGGCGGGCTGGGTCGGCCACATCCTCGAATACCAGTCCGACAACCGCCTCATCCGCCCGCGCGCCCGATACGTCGGCCCCACGGACGAGGAGTTCGTCCCGATCGACGAGCGATAA
- the gfcR gene encoding transcriptional regulator GfcR — protein sequence MKNVDDLIESANELAGQGLSNGEIADELNVSRETASWLVERGGGSTQPTTTESPASTDHLSDIHVDWSALGRDSTRLSDVGHAMADLLGGHDDTEIDLVVGIEKAGTPLATTVALELGADLATYAPRKHQWEEGDIEDLSGNFSRNFAEIRGRECYVIDDTITSGTTMTETIDAITDEGGTPVGCGVLVDKNGVEELEGVPVESLMQVIRVSRDEK from the coding sequence ATGAAAAACGTCGACGACCTCATCGAGAGCGCGAACGAGCTCGCTGGTCAGGGGCTCTCGAACGGCGAAATCGCCGACGAACTCAACGTCTCGCGCGAGACCGCGAGCTGGCTTGTCGAACGCGGCGGCGGGAGCACCCAGCCCACGACGACCGAGAGCCCGGCGTCGACCGACCACCTCTCGGACATCCACGTCGACTGGAGCGCGCTCGGTCGGGACAGCACCCGACTCTCGGACGTGGGGCACGCGATGGCGGACCTCCTCGGCGGCCACGACGACACCGAGATCGACCTCGTGGTCGGGATCGAGAAGGCCGGCACGCCGCTCGCGACCACCGTGGCGCTCGAACTCGGGGCCGACCTCGCGACCTACGCGCCCCGAAAGCACCAGTGGGAGGAGGGCGACATCGAGGACCTCAGCGGGAACTTCTCGCGGAACTTCGCCGAGATCCGGGGCCGGGAGTGCTACGTCATCGACGACACCATTACGAGTGGAACGACGATGACCGAGACCATCGACGCCATCACCGATGAGGGCGGCACACCGGTCGGCTGTGGCGTCCTCGTCGACAAGAACGGCGTCGAGGAGCTCGAAGGCGTCCCGGTCGAGTCGCTGATGCAGGTCATCCGAGTGAGCCGCGACGAGAAGTGA
- a CDS encoding CbiX/SirB N-terminal domain-containing protein: MPALVIVAHGSHLNPGSHGPAFAHADTVRESGAFAEVREAFWKEEPSFREVLRTLDSDEVYVVPLFISEGYFTEQVIPRELRLDGWDVSLWDSSGTDADTATLTAADVEKTIHYCGPAGTHPSMTDVIVQRAESVTGDPDVGEDVGLAVVGHGTDRNENSAKAVKYHADRVREMERFAEVKALFMDEEPEVDDVADYFESEDVVVVPLFVADGYHTQEDIPEDMGLTDDYREGYDIPAEVEGHRIWYAGAVGTEPLMADVILERAADAGADVTEALDIVRRRTATPAAGD; this comes from the coding sequence ATGCCGGCGCTCGTCATCGTCGCCCACGGTTCGCACCTGAATCCCGGCTCGCACGGTCCGGCCTTCGCCCACGCCGACACCGTCCGCGAGTCCGGTGCGTTCGCCGAGGTCCGCGAGGCGTTCTGGAAGGAGGAACCCTCCTTCCGGGAGGTCCTCCGGACCCTCGACAGCGACGAGGTCTACGTCGTTCCGCTGTTCATCTCGGAGGGCTACTTCACCGAGCAGGTCATCCCGCGCGAACTCCGGCTCGACGGCTGGGACGTCTCGCTCTGGGATTCGTCGGGGACCGACGCCGACACCGCCACCCTCACCGCCGCGGACGTCGAGAAAACGATTCACTACTGTGGGCCCGCCGGGACCCACCCCTCGATGACCGACGTGATCGTCCAGCGCGCCGAGTCCGTCACCGGCGATCCCGACGTCGGCGAGGACGTCGGCCTCGCGGTCGTGGGCCACGGCACCGACAGAAACGAGAACTCCGCGAAGGCGGTGAAGTACCACGCCGACCGGGTACGCGAGATGGAACGGTTCGCCGAAGTGAAGGCGCTCTTCATGGACGAGGAACCCGAGGTCGACGACGTCGCCGACTACTTCGAGAGCGAGGACGTCGTCGTCGTCCCGCTGTTCGTCGCCGACGGCTACCACACCCAGGAGGACATCCCCGAGGACATGGGACTCACCGACGACTACCGCGAGGGCTACGATATCCCGGCGGAGGTCGAGGGCCACCGGATCTGGTACGCGGGCGCGGTCGGGACCGAACCCCTGATGGCGGACGTGATCCTCGAACGCGCCGCCGACGCGGGGGCGGACGTCACCGAGGCGCTCGACATCGTCCGCCGACGGACCGCGACCCCGGCGGCGGGGGACTAG
- a CDS encoding succinylglutamate desuccinylase/aspartoacylase family protein codes for MTSLGTASAAPGEVDTGRLSVGESRDGADVGLPVCVINGADDGKTLYLQAASDGDELNGVGVIRRLVPQLDPEAIAGTILVVGIVNVHGFRVAEHRNPIDDTKLNRAYPGDNRGTSSERIAATTFDIATSADLVLDLHQGSTSRMIRETRVRCGPRHRLHDACLDLAKTFDCGYVLDQKGPDGQLARAGPDEGVPTIDPELGGSVGFDEKSVEVGVEGVKNVLREYGFVEGTASGGEQVRATGFEQYGASAGGLVEFLVDLGDRVERGDRLFRITDAFGAVKAEATADAAGVFWRTRRLPQVATGEYVCSVGTDLDTY; via the coding sequence ATGACGAGCCTCGGAACCGCGAGCGCCGCTCCCGGCGAGGTCGACACCGGTCGGCTGTCGGTCGGCGAGAGTCGCGACGGTGCGGACGTCGGTCTCCCCGTCTGTGTTATCAACGGTGCGGACGACGGCAAGACCCTCTATCTCCAGGCCGCGAGCGACGGCGACGAACTCAACGGCGTCGGGGTCATCCGACGGCTCGTCCCCCAGCTCGACCCGGAGGCGATCGCCGGGACGATACTGGTCGTCGGGATCGTCAACGTCCACGGCTTCCGGGTGGCCGAACACCGGAACCCGATCGACGACACCAAACTCAACCGGGCCTACCCGGGCGACAACCGGGGCACCTCCTCCGAACGAATCGCGGCGACGACGTTCGACATCGCGACGAGTGCCGACCTCGTGCTCGACCTCCACCAGGGCTCGACCAGTCGGATGATCCGCGAGACCAGAGTGCGCTGCGGCCCGCGCCACCGGCTCCACGACGCGTGTCTCGACCTCGCGAAGACGTTCGACTGCGGCTACGTCCTCGACCAGAAGGGACCCGACGGCCAGCTCGCCCGCGCGGGGCCCGACGAGGGCGTCCCGACCATCGACCCCGAGCTCGGCGGGTCGGTGGGCTTCGACGAGAAGAGCGTCGAGGTCGGGGTCGAGGGCGTGAAGAACGTCCTTCGGGAGTACGGATTCGTGGAGGGGACGGCCAGCGGCGGGGAACAGGTCCGGGCCACCGGCTTCGAGCAGTACGGCGCGTCGGCGGGCGGCCTCGTCGAGTTCCTCGTCGACCTCGGCGACCGGGTCGAGCGCGGGGACCGACTGTTCCGGATCACCGACGCGTTCGGCGCGGTGAAGGCCGAGGCGACCGCCGACGCCGCGGGCGTCTTCTGGCGTACCCGCCGACTGCCGCAGGTGGCCACCGGCGAGTACGTCTGTTCCGTGGGGACCGACCTCGACACCTACTGA
- a CDS encoding potassium channel family protein, with amino-acid sequence MAREVDYEPRSVKRLLAEMKDIAELMIDLSYSAVLLDSDEVAEEVLQLESEMDVLQLRTHMSLLMASRTPDDAEALAPVLGIVGATEKVSDATGDIAKVVLEDIRLPDAIRAALPEAVETLVRARVDPDSRFAGETLGGLNLETETGVRAIAIRRAGEWILNPERETHLEPADVVLFRGLEEGIAGVYQSTTGEAYVPPDPPEPDTPDLERAMDSVVLMKNMSELAVDLAYGAVLFDSEALAEEVLNLEAEVDALQSRFEAWTLRAAGRVEDPVSLRGLVHLARSTEVISDAALEISEGVLRGIASHPVIAEAVSESDEVLVRERIAAGSDLDGTTLGDAMVKTETGMRVIGVRRVNEASAADERDDWVVSPGPNTELRAENVLLAKGPRTGADRLREACGETSDAQ; translated from the coding sequence ATGGCACGCGAGGTCGACTACGAGCCGCGCAGCGTCAAGCGACTCCTCGCGGAGATGAAGGACATCGCCGAGCTCATGATCGACCTGTCGTACTCGGCGGTGCTCCTCGACAGCGACGAGGTCGCCGAGGAGGTCCTCCAGCTCGAATCCGAGATGGACGTCCTCCAGCTCAGGACCCACATGAGCCTGCTGATGGCCTCGCGCACCCCCGACGACGCCGAGGCGCTCGCCCCGGTGTTGGGGATCGTCGGCGCGACCGAGAAGGTCTCGGACGCGACCGGCGACATCGCGAAGGTCGTCCTCGAGGACATTCGGCTCCCCGACGCGATCCGGGCGGCGCTCCCCGAGGCGGTCGAGACCCTCGTGCGCGCCCGCGTTGACCCCGATTCCCGGTTCGCCGGGGAGACCCTCGGCGGGCTGAACCTCGAAACCGAGACGGGGGTCAGAGCCATCGCGATCCGGCGGGCCGGCGAGTGGATCCTGAACCCGGAGCGCGAAACGCACCTCGAACCCGCCGACGTCGTGCTCTTCCGCGGTCTCGAAGAGGGCATCGCGGGGGTCTATCAGAGCACCACCGGCGAGGCGTACGTTCCGCCCGACCCGCCGGAACCCGACACCCCGGACCTCGAACGCGCGATGGACTCGGTGGTGCTGATGAAGAACATGAGCGAACTCGCGGTGGACCTGGCCTACGGCGCGGTGCTGTTCGACAGCGAGGCCCTCGCCGAGGAAGTACTGAACCTCGAAGCCGAGGTCGACGCGCTCCAGTCGCGCTTCGAGGCCTGGACCCTCCGGGCGGCGGGCCGGGTCGAGGACCCGGTCTCCCTGCGGGGGCTGGTCCACCTCGCGCGAAGCACGGAGGTGATCTCCGACGCCGCCCTCGAGATCAGCGAAGGTGTCCTCCGCGGGATCGCCTCGCATCCGGTGATCGCCGAGGCCGTCAGCGAGTCCGACGAGGTGCTCGTCCGCGAGCGGATCGCGGCGGGCAGCGACCTCGACGGCACGACGCTCGGCGACGCGATGGTGAAGACCGAGACCGGAATGCGAGTGATAGGGGTCCGCCGGGTGAACGAGGCGTCGGCGGCCGACGAGCGCGACGACTGGGTCGTCTCGCCGGGGCCGAACACCGAGCTCCGGGCGGAGAACGTCCTGCTGGCGAAGGGACCACGAACCGGGGCCGACCGGCTTCGCGAGGCCTGCGGGGAGACATCGGACGCACAGTAG
- a CDS encoding methytransferase partner Trm112, giving the protein MKESLMEIIRCPMDKQELELEPIQESDDEVLEGRLVCTECGEEYPIEEGIPNLLPPDMRDDPPA; this is encoded by the coding sequence ATGAAGGAGTCGTTGATGGAGATCATCCGGTGTCCGATGGACAAGCAGGAACTCGAACTCGAGCCCATCCAGGAGTCCGATGACGAGGTGCTCGAAGGCCGTCTCGTCTGCACCGAGTGCGGCGAGGAGTACCCGATCGAGGAGGGGATCCCGAACCTCCTGCCGCCGGACATGCGCGACGACCCACCGGCGTGA